Genomic window (Granulicella arctica):
AAGAGATGCACCAGCTCAACTCATTGAAGGTCCTCGCCGCCTGCCTCTCAAATCTCTGCGCCGTCCTCACCTTCATCGTCAGCGGAGCCGTCCTCTGGCACTACTGCCTCATCTCGATGGTCTTCGCAGCGGCAGGCGGCTACATTGGCGCACATTATGCTCGCCGCATGAACTCGAACATCCTACGCATCATTGTCGTCGTCACCGGCTGCGTCATGGCCGGTTATTTCTTCTGGCGGCAGCCCTAAGTAAAGGAACATTATGAGTCACGAAGGAATCCGTATCGTCAGCGAGAATGAGGCCAGGCGCGCCGCTCTCTTTGAGTCGAAACAGAAGCTTACCACCGACGCTGTGACGCCGCAGAAGGTCCGCGTCCACAAGACCGAGGGCACCGGCATGGAGATCGACTGGCGCGACGGCCACAAGAGCGCCTGGAACTTCGCATGGCTACGCAACGCCTGCCCCTGCGCTACCTGTCACGACGAGCGAGAAAAGAGTGATCGTGCACCAGGGGTCCCAAAGCCCCAGCCGATCACACTATTGCCCCTGTACGAAGCGCCCGCTCGTCCTGTTGAGATCACGCCAGTTGGCAAGTATGCGCTCCGCTTCAAGTGGTCCGACGGTCATGAGAGTGGCATCTATTCATGGGACTATCTGCGCCGCGTCTGTCTGTGTGCAGAATGTGTACCCCTCGGAGTTACTAGATGATATCGCCCCAGTTACAGGCCCTCGAACAGCAAATCCTACCGCTCACCCAGCAACTGGGTCAGCACCACCTTTATCGCAGTTTCGACAGCATCGACGATCTCCGCACCTTCATGGAGTCGCACGTCTTCGCGGTATGGGACTTCATGTGCCTCCTTAAGACCCTGCAGCGCGGCATCACCTGCGTCGACGTGCCATGGCGTCCGAGTGCCCTCGCCGAAAGTCGCCGCCTCATCAACGAGATTGTCTTCGGTGAAGAAAGCGACCTCTTCGAAGGACAGCCTCTTAGCCACTTCGAGCTATACCGCATGGCCATGCAGCAGTGCGGCGCAGACACCTCCGCTATCGACAGCTTCCTCGCCGCTATCGTTCGCGGCACATCGTGGCCCCGCGCTCTAAGCGCCTGTAACGCGCCCGAGCCCGCGCGTCGCTTCGTCGAATCTACCTTCTCCGTCATCGAAGCAGGAAAGCTCCACGCTATCGCTGCAGCCTTCACCTTTGGCCGCGAAGACCTTATACCCGACATGTTTCGGGGTTTCCTCCGCGACCAGGATGAGATGCTTGGCGGCCAACTTTCGACCATGCGCTGGTATATCGAGCGGCATATTGAGGTAGATGGCGAAGAGCATGGACCCATGGCGCTCCGCATGGTGAGCCAACTCTGCGGCGACGATCCGATCAAATGGCATGAGGCAACCGAAGCTGCTTCCTTCGCAATTACCGCACGCATCTCCCTTTGGGACGGCATCGCAAACCTCTTGCCCCAGGGGAGCGCCTCAGTCGCTCACTAGCTCCAAAATTTGAATCGTCCCTCGAGTATCGCAAGTAGGCATCTTGTGCCGGACGTCGCTTCCCCAAGCGACGTCCGGCACAAGATGCCCGGTTGATATGTCAACGCTACGACACAGATGGTCTACTTGATTCCCAATGTAGCGCCGTTCAGTTCACTTGATACTTGAGACACCAGATCACCCGCCGAATGCATCGGGGTTGCAGCGTTTGCCGTGATTCGCGTGCCTACCGGCACCTTCACTGCAACGGTCTTGCCAGCTTCAATCGTCAACACGTCCTCACCAACCTTCAACTCCATAGCTACGGCAGAGTCATTGCGAAGGTTTACCGTAATCGTCTTGGTCTTTGAAAACATCGCATGCACAGGCACAGGCATGCTCGTCGAAGCAGCATACATAGCGGTGGACGCACTCAGCCCGATCAGGGCCACGGAAACAGCAACAGCGCTACGGATCTTCATGTTCATAACAGCTCCCGATACTTCATTATTTCGACGGGAATCACTGCCATGGTTCAGGAAGCTCGTCGTTGAAAAGACTTACGCAATACGTTCTGCAGCGGTTCCATATTTCAGCAGAAAGATTTCAAAAATATCCTTGTTATTGAGATGTAACAATTCAAAAATATTTACGCCATCTTGCTTCCCAATACTCGTGCTCAACGTCATCGGCTTTCCTATCCAGTCATCGTATCGATCGCATCTTTGCCGCTTTTCCAATCTGTGGATAGACGGCACAAACTGCTACGGCGCAGGACGATAAAATAGAAGCCGGGGCGTTAACCACAAGTGCATCATCTTCTTGAAAATATGAATCCGCAGCAACAGGAGGGAATCCAGGCCGTAGACGGCCCTGTCCTCCTTCTCGCAGGCGCAGGCTCGGGCAAGACCCGCGTTGTCACCCATCGCATCGCCTACCTTATCGAGGAGCGCGGCGTCCCCGCGGACTCCATCCTCGCCGTCACCTTCACCAACAAAGCTGCGAAGGAGATGGCTGAGCGTGTCGAGAAGATCCTCGGCCACAGTTCGCTCGCCCGCCCCATGCTCTCCACCTTCCACAGCTTCTGCGTCCGAGTCCTCCGCCGCGATATTGAAGCCATGAAGATTAACGGTGTTGGCCTCACCAGGAGCTTCGCCATCTACGACGAGACCGATCAGCAGGCCGTAGTCAAGCAGGCTCTTAAGCGCCTCGCTATCGACGACAAACAACTCAAGCCACGCGTTGCTCTAGGCCGCATCTCCTGGGCCAAGAATCACATGATCGACCCGCAGGAGTACTTCCTCGCCTCGACCAATCCGCTCGAAGAGAAGATCGCCCACATCTTCGAGATCTATCGTAAAGAACTCTTTAAGGCCAACGCTCTCGACTTCGACGACCTCCTCCTCGAAACCGTTCGCCTTCTCAAGTCGTCGGGCGAGGTCCGCGAGAAGTACAACCGTCGCTACCAGTACGTCATGATCGACGAGTATCAGGACACCAACCGGCCCCAGTACGAACTCATGAAGCTCCTCGCCGGCACCCATCACAACGTCTGTGTCGTCGGCGACGAAGACCAATCTATCTATAGCTGGCGTGGCGCCGACATCAAGAACATCCTCGAGTTCGAAAAAGACTTTCCCGAGGTCCGCGTCATCCGCCTCGAGCAGAACTACCGCTCGACGGCCATGATCCTCGAAGGCGCATCCGCCGTCGTTGCGCATAATCTCCAGCGCAAAGGCAAGAACCTCTTCACCACCCGCGAAGGCGGCTCACTCATCGGCTACTACGAGGCTCCCGACGGTGAGAATGAAGCGCTTTTCATCGCCGATCGCATCAACAAATATCTCCGGGCAGCCGGCCAGACAGAGGACCAACCTCGCTGTGCCGTCCTCTACCGCACCAACTCGCAGTCGCGGCTCGTCGAAGAAGCCCTGCGCCGCTACCAGGTCAAATATCACATGGTCGGCGGTTTCTCCTTCTACGACCGCGCGGAAGTTAAAGACATCCTCAGCTATCTCAAGCTGGTCCAAAACGTCCACGACTCGATAGCCTTGTCGCGCTCCGTAAACTCACCACCGCGCGGCATTGGCAAGACCACCATGGAAACCCTAGAGCGCATGGCCCTCACCAGCGGCATGAGCACATGGGACGCCATCGGCCGCGCCATCGAAGACAAATTGTTACCGCAACGCGCACTCATCGCCCTTGAAGGCTTCCGTCGCCTCATCAACGATGCCCGCGCCATGCTCGGCCCTGACTTCGCCGAGAAATTAGCCGAGGACGCAGGCTCACCTCTGGATGCCGTAGCTGAAGACGCTTCCGACGATGACACGAACTTCGACCCGAACGACTTTGCGACGGTCACCACAGCAAATGACGCCAACGCCTCCTTTGACACCAGCTTCAACTTCGGCTTCGACTTCGGTCCAAGCGAGGAAATCTCCACCATCACTCCCGAGAACGCCACGGACTCCGACGCTGCACATGGCTTTGTAGCCGAAGACATCGATGCAACCAGCTTCAATCCCTTCGCGCCCGTAGTTCTTAAGAACTCCGCTCGCTCCACTCCTGAGCGCGCCGCCGAGATCCTCATGGACACAGCACCCGCGTTCCGCAAACCCGGCGACGCCGCGACCCTTCCTGAATTGATCAAGTTCCTTAACGACCGCAGCGGCTACATCCGCGCTCTGGAAGCAGAGGCCACGCCAGAAGCCTTCTCCCGCATCGAGAACCTCAAGGAACTCGCCAACGCC
Coding sequences:
- a CDS encoding ATP-dependent helicase encodes the protein MNPQQQEGIQAVDGPVLLLAGAGSGKTRVVTHRIAYLIEERGVPADSILAVTFTNKAAKEMAERVEKILGHSSLARPMLSTFHSFCVRVLRRDIEAMKINGVGLTRSFAIYDETDQQAVVKQALKRLAIDDKQLKPRVALGRISWAKNHMIDPQEYFLASTNPLEEKIAHIFEIYRKELFKANALDFDDLLLETVRLLKSSGEVREKYNRRYQYVMIDEYQDTNRPQYELMKLLAGTHHNVCVVGDEDQSIYSWRGADIKNILEFEKDFPEVRVIRLEQNYRSTAMILEGASAVVAHNLQRKGKNLFTTREGGSLIGYYEAPDGENEALFIADRINKYLRAAGQTEDQPRCAVLYRTNSQSRLVEEALRRYQVKYHMVGGFSFYDRAEVKDILSYLKLVQNVHDSIALSRSVNSPPRGIGKTTMETLERMALTSGMSTWDAIGRAIEDKLLPQRALIALEGFRRLINDARAMLGPDFAEKLAEDAGSPLDAVAEDASDDDTNFDPNDFATVTTANDANASFDTSFNFGFDFGPSEEISTITPENATDSDAAHGFVAEDIDATSFNPFAPVVLKNSARSTPERAAEILMDTAPAFRKPGDAATLPELIKFLNDRSGYIRALEAEATPEAFSRIENLKELANAAQDAQERGETLADFLDHAALVSDADSYSEDARVTLMTLHAAKGLEFPLVFLTGMEEGLFPHSRTLTDPTGLEEERRLCYVGMTRAMDTLVITRARYRRRYGSDMPEASLPSRFLEEVPAHLIEDLGSPAARPQFSGSSYATPYPQKNRYGRDGAEAGDRHYSYEDEDQTASGSAPSGNKFSSTGIAPGSKSISSAGSIDNIASFFAARGQKISRPKLAIPEPTGKTGLKKGSRVRHPKYGEGTVFQREGDGDDAKITVQFQQHGVKKLVEKFAQLERL
- a CDS encoding DUF3050 domain-containing protein, with protein sequence MISPQLQALEQQILPLTQQLGQHHLYRSFDSIDDLRTFMESHVFAVWDFMCLLKTLQRGITCVDVPWRPSALAESRRLINEIVFGEESDLFEGQPLSHFELYRMAMQQCGADTSAIDSFLAAIVRGTSWPRALSACNAPEPARRFVESTFSVIEAGKLHAIAAAFTFGREDLIPDMFRGFLRDQDEMLGGQLSTMRWYIERHIEVDGEEHGPMALRMVSQLCGDDPIKWHEATEAASFAITARISLWDGIANLLPQGSASVAH
- a CDS encoding DUF971 domain-containing protein, with the protein product MSHEGIRIVSENEARRAALFESKQKLTTDAVTPQKVRVHKTEGTGMEIDWRDGHKSAWNFAWLRNACPCATCHDEREKSDRAPGVPKPQPITLLPLYEAPARPVEITPVGKYALRFKWSDGHESGIYSWDYLRRVCLCAECVPLGVTR